Proteins co-encoded in one Pelodiscus sinensis isolate JC-2024 chromosome 9, ASM4963464v1, whole genome shotgun sequence genomic window:
- the CDKN2C gene encoding cyclin-dependent kinase 4 inhibitor C, which produces MAEPLVNDLTSASAKGDLVQLTNLLQKIVNVNAQNGFGRTALQVMKLGNPEIARKLLNAGANPDLKDSTGFAVIHDAARAGFLDTVQTLLEFNADVNIEDNEGNLPLHLAAEEGHLPVVEFLIKHKVSKVDHKNKEGYTAYDLAKLYKKNDIVKLMESSSLSAEAADMN; this is translated from the exons ATGGCCGAGCCTTTGGTGAACGATTTGACGTCCGCATCTGCAAAGGGGGACCTAGTGCAACTTACTAATTTGTTGCAAAAGATTGTAAACGTCAATGCCCAAAATGGATTTGGGAGGACTGCGCTGCAG GTAATGAAACTTGGGAATCCTGAAATTGCCAGGAAGTTGCTAAATGCAGGTGCTAATCCTGATCTGAAAGACAGTACTGGGTTCGCTGTAATTCATGATGCAGCCAGAGCGGGTTTCCTGGACACGGTGCAGACTTTACTGGAGTTTAACGCTGATGTTAACATTGAGGATAATGAGGGAAACCTGCCGTTGCACTTGGCAGCTGAAGAAGGCCACCTCCCAGTAGTGGAATTCCTTATTAAGCACAAAGTAAGCAAGGTGGACCATAAGAACAAGGAGGGTTACACTGCCTACGACTTGGCCAAGCTGTACAAGAAGAACGATATAGTTAAACTAATGGAAAGCAGCAGTTTAAGTGCAGAAGCTGCAGACATGAATTAA